A region from the Cystobacter ferrugineus genome encodes:
- a CDS encoding DUF2171 domain-containing protein, producing MIDPGEIHEGMTVRDGTGRKLGTVENVGTTHFELGQGSPARREYAVQFHRVARVQGADIYLTPTHPPLPPEEEPPPRRA from the coding sequence ATGATCGACCCTGGAGAAATCCACGAGGGAATGACGGTGCGCGACGGGACCGGGCGCAAGCTCGGGACGGTGGAGAACGTGGGCACCACCCACTTCGAGCTCGGTCAGGGCTCGCCCGCCCGCCGGGAATACGCGGTGCAGTTCCACCGCGTCGCGCGCGTGCAAGGCGCGGACATCTACCTCACGCCGACGCACCCCCCGTTGCCCCCCGAGGAAGAGCCTCCGCCCCGCCGGGCGTGA
- a CDS encoding glycosyltransferase family 2 protein, which yields MLVSVVIPVYNEIATLAEIIRRVTAVDFPKELVLVDDCSRDGSRELLQRLTTEGISVVGGTPKNRNEVRVLLQEKNQGKGAALRRGFSEATGDIVIVQDADLEYDPRDIPRVLQPIIDGEADVVFGSRFTGTPRRVLYYWHSVLNNMLTTLSNMTSNLNLTDMETCYKAFRIEVLRSVTVEEDRFGFEPEITAKVARGGWRVFEVPISYHGRTYEEGKKIGWKDGVRALYVIGKYALKR from the coding sequence ATGCTCGTCTCCGTCGTCATCCCGGTCTACAACGAGATCGCCACGCTCGCCGAAATCATCCGCCGTGTCACCGCGGTGGACTTCCCGAAGGAGCTCGTCCTCGTGGACGACTGCTCGCGCGACGGCAGTCGCGAGCTGCTCCAGCGCCTGACCACCGAGGGCATCTCGGTCGTGGGCGGCACCCCGAAGAACCGCAACGAGGTGCGCGTACTCCTGCAGGAGAAGAACCAGGGCAAGGGCGCGGCGCTGCGGCGCGGCTTCTCCGAGGCCACCGGGGACATCGTCATCGTGCAGGACGCGGACCTCGAGTACGACCCGCGCGACATCCCCCGCGTGCTCCAGCCCATCATCGATGGCGAGGCGGACGTCGTCTTCGGCAGCCGCTTCACCGGCACGCCCCGGCGCGTCCTCTACTACTGGCACTCGGTGCTCAACAACATGCTCACCACGTTGAGCAACATGACGAGCAACCTCAACCTCACCGACATGGAGACCTGCTACAAGGCCTTCCGCATCGAGGTCCTCCGCTCCGTCACCGTGGAAGAGGACCGCTTCGGCTTCGAGCCGGAGATCACCGCCAAGGTGGCCCGCGGCGGCTGGCGCGTCTTCGAGGTGCCCATCAGCTACCACGGGCGCACCTACGAGGAGGGCAAGAAGATCGGCTGGAAGGACGGCGTGCGGGCGCTCTACGTCATCGGGAAGTACGCCCTCAAGCGCTGA
- a CDS encoding trehalase family glycosidase yields the protein MTGLLVTLALTASAAPAPATAPADHADVRGYIARTWDALTRSLESCEVFADPKVAGRSVLYLPQELPEPAIVQRLRQKCPKVEVLRLPKEISGAGQVDVRALKTQGLLYLEHPYVVPGGMFNEMYGWDSYFIIRGLLRDGRRELAQGMVRNFFFEIQHYGALLNANRTYYLSRSQPPFLSSMVMEIHQRLPEEEGRAWLTEAHPFLVRDHGLWVSEAHLAGDTGLSRYFDFNEGPVPELQVDQARYYRDVVSYFTRHPEEGQPFLREVDRDAVPSSTTAPVFLTQVCQRDPGTTICTTQGAVTLTEDFYRGDRAVRESGFDISFRFGPFSARTHHFAAVDLNSLLYKAETDLERISTLLGRDAEARAWRERATKRRALVDRYLWDAERGMYFDYDVEKRQRSTYEYATTFYPLWAGLASPEQARAVAAHLPRFEQAGGLAMSRQETSAQWDLPYGWAPLQLLAVEGLRRHGHHADADRLSRKFLDMVADNFHREGNLREKYDVVKRTTEVQVTAGYAHNVIGFGWTNGVFLELWHGLRREPSPPARPATPSRAPPPPAQ from the coding sequence ATGACGGGGCTGCTCGTCACGCTGGCCCTCACCGCGAGCGCGGCGCCCGCCCCCGCCACGGCACCCGCCGACCATGCCGACGTGCGCGGCTACATCGCGCGCACCTGGGACGCGCTCACGCGCTCGCTGGAGTCCTGTGAGGTGTTCGCGGACCCCAAGGTCGCGGGCCGCTCCGTGCTCTATCTGCCCCAGGAGTTACCCGAGCCCGCCATCGTCCAGCGGCTGCGCCAGAAGTGCCCGAAGGTGGAGGTCCTCCGGCTGCCCAAGGAGATCTCCGGGGCGGGACAGGTGGACGTGCGCGCGTTGAAGACGCAGGGATTGCTCTACCTCGAGCACCCCTACGTGGTGCCCGGCGGCATGTTCAACGAGATGTATGGCTGGGACAGCTACTTCATCATCCGGGGGCTGTTGCGCGACGGACGGCGGGAGCTGGCCCAGGGCATGGTGCGCAACTTCTTCTTCGAGATCCAACACTACGGCGCGCTGCTCAACGCCAACCGCACCTACTACCTGTCACGCTCCCAGCCGCCCTTCCTCTCCTCCATGGTGATGGAGATCCACCAGAGGCTCCCGGAGGAAGAGGGCCGCGCCTGGCTCACCGAGGCCCATCCCTTCCTCGTGCGCGACCATGGCCTGTGGGTGAGTGAGGCGCACCTGGCGGGCGACACGGGCCTGTCGCGCTACTTCGACTTCAACGAGGGGCCGGTGCCCGAGTTGCAGGTGGATCAGGCCCGCTACTACCGCGACGTGGTGAGCTATTTCACGCGCCACCCCGAAGAGGGACAGCCCTTCCTGCGCGAGGTGGACCGGGACGCCGTCCCCTCGAGCACCACGGCCCCCGTGTTCCTCACCCAGGTGTGCCAGCGCGACCCCGGCACCACGATCTGCACCACCCAGGGCGCCGTCACCCTCACCGAGGACTTCTACCGGGGCGACCGCGCCGTGCGCGAGTCCGGCTTCGACATCTCCTTCCGCTTCGGGCCCTTCAGCGCGCGCACGCACCACTTCGCCGCGGTGGACCTCAACAGCCTGCTGTACAAGGCGGAGACGGACCTGGAGCGCATCAGCACGCTGCTCGGCCGCGACGCCGAGGCCCGTGCCTGGCGCGAGCGCGCCACGAAGCGCCGGGCGCTGGTGGACCGCTACCTCTGGGACGCCGAGCGGGGCATGTACTTCGACTACGACGTCGAGAAGCGCCAGCGCTCCACCTACGAGTACGCGACGACCTTCTACCCGCTCTGGGCGGGGCTGGCCTCGCCCGAGCAGGCGCGCGCCGTGGCCGCCCACCTCCCGCGCTTCGAGCAGGCCGGGGGACTCGCGATGAGCCGCCAGGAGACGTCCGCCCAGTGGGACCTGCCCTACGGCTGGGCTCCGCTCCAGCTCCTCGCCGTCGAGGGCCTGCGCCGCCATGGCCACCACGCCGACGCGGACCGCCTGTCCCGGAAGTTCCTCGACATGGTCGCCGACAACTTCCACCGCGAGGGCAACCTGCGCGAGAAGTACGACGTGGTGAAGCGCACCACCGAGGTGCAGGTCACCGCGGGCTACGCGCACAACGTCATCGGCTTCGGCTGGACCAACGGCGTCTTCCTGGAGCTGTGGCACGGCCTGCGCCGGGAGCCCTCACCCCCGGCACGACCCGCCACCCCTTCCCGGGCGCCGCCACCTCCGGCTCAGTGA
- a CDS encoding HutD/Ves family protein, which translates to MRRWGPTDYRDMPWKNGGGVTRELLKLPHPREPERFLMRLSIATVAESGPFSLFPGVERTLLFLEGEGMALRREGSPEVVLGRGSAPFRFPGEVPFESRLLGGPVRDFNLMVDRELAEARLDVVHLAAGGESVLEGSGSVWLYGLEGRAQVSGEPLAEQELLGWDAPGSLRVQGVGDARVVVVHLTPRGR; encoded by the coding sequence ATGAGACGATGGGGACCCACGGACTACCGCGACATGCCCTGGAAGAACGGGGGCGGTGTCACCCGGGAGCTGCTGAAGCTGCCGCACCCGAGGGAGCCGGAGCGCTTCCTCATGCGCCTGTCCATCGCGACGGTGGCCGAGTCGGGGCCGTTCTCCCTGTTCCCGGGGGTGGAGCGGACGTTGCTCTTCCTCGAGGGCGAGGGCATGGCGCTGCGCCGGGAGGGCTCTCCCGAGGTGGTGCTCGGCCGGGGCAGTGCGCCGTTCCGCTTTCCGGGCGAGGTGCCCTTCGAGAGCCGGCTGCTCGGGGGACCCGTGCGCGACTTCAACCTCATGGTGGACCGGGAGCTCGCCGAGGCCCGGCTCGACGTGGTGCACCTGGCGGCGGGCGGCGAGTCCGTCCTCGAGGGGTCGGGGAGCGTATGGCTGTATGGACTGGAGGGGAGGGCTCAGGTGTCGGGCGAGCCGCTGGCCGAGCAGGAGTTGCTCGGCTGGGATGCCCCTGGGAGCCTGCGCGTGCAGGGGGTAGGAGACGCCCGCGTGGTGGTCGTCCATCTCACTCCGCGAGGAAGGTGA
- a CDS encoding MFS transporter, which produces MPSSDTPAPRPSVFRHRDFRLFQLARLCAVLAMQVESVAIGWQVYELTGSALALGYTGLAQFLPFLIFALVGGQVADRVDRRAILVVCQGVMLLCSLMLLSFTMGHVRDVRFVYGVLVLFGTARAFYSPASAALVPRLVPAEDLPRAVAINSTTWQVATIAGPAVGGLLYGWAGAMGAYVGSASLCALTVVWMLLLKVRTGRSSSEPFSMKTLLAGFHFVRRQRLLLGSITLDLFAVLLGGAVALLPIYAQDVLHTGPWGLGLLRSAPAVGAAVVALLLASRPLGGRAGWKMFIAVAIFGVATLVFGVSHSLPLSVVALAVAGAADMVSVVVRGTVEMLATPDEMRGRVGAVNMICIGASNELGEFRAGSFAEHMGAEKAVISGAVGTLVVVVLWAWGFPELRRVDHLETAAREPVPPEPQPLAAQSAH; this is translated from the coding sequence ATGCCCTCGTCCGACACCCCCGCGCCCAGACCCTCCGTCTTCCGTCACCGTGACTTCCGCCTGTTCCAGCTCGCGCGTCTGTGCGCGGTGCTGGCGATGCAGGTCGAGTCGGTGGCCATCGGGTGGCAGGTGTACGAGTTGACGGGCAGCGCGCTGGCGCTGGGCTACACGGGCCTCGCGCAGTTCCTTCCCTTCCTGATCTTCGCGCTGGTGGGCGGACAGGTGGCGGACCGGGTGGATCGGCGCGCCATCCTCGTGGTGTGCCAGGGCGTCATGCTGCTGTGCAGCCTGATGTTGCTGTCCTTCACGATGGGCCACGTGCGGGACGTGCGCTTCGTGTATGGCGTGCTGGTGCTCTTCGGGACGGCGCGGGCCTTCTACTCGCCCGCGAGCGCGGCGCTCGTGCCCCGCCTGGTGCCCGCCGAGGATCTCCCACGCGCGGTGGCCATCAACTCGACGACGTGGCAGGTGGCCACCATCGCGGGTCCCGCCGTGGGCGGCCTCCTCTATGGCTGGGCGGGCGCCATGGGGGCCTACGTGGGCTCCGCCTCGCTGTGCGCGCTCACCGTGGTGTGGATGCTCTTGCTGAAGGTCCGCACGGGCCGCTCCTCGAGCGAGCCCTTCTCGATGAAGACGCTGCTGGCGGGCTTCCACTTCGTGCGCCGTCAGCGGCTGCTGCTCGGCAGCATCACCCTGGACCTGTTCGCGGTGTTGCTGGGCGGCGCGGTGGCCCTGCTGCCCATCTACGCGCAGGACGTGTTGCACACCGGGCCCTGGGGCCTGGGGTTGTTGCGCAGCGCGCCCGCGGTGGGGGCGGCGGTGGTGGCGCTCCTGCTGGCCTCGCGTCCGCTGGGCGGCCGGGCGGGATGGAAGATGTTCATCGCGGTGGCCATCTTCGGCGTGGCGACGCTCGTCTTCGGCGTGAGCCACTCGCTGCCCTTGTCCGTGGTGGCCCTGGCGGTGGCGGGGGCGGCGGACATGGTGAGCGTGGTGGTGCGCGGCACGGTCGAGATGCTGGCCACGCCGGACGAGATGCGCGGACGCGTGGGCGCGGTGAACATGATCTGCATCGGCGCCTCCAACGAGCTGGGCGAGTTCCGCGCCGGCTCCTTCGCCGAGCACATGGGCGCGGAGAAGGCGGTGATCTCCGGAGCGGTGGGCACGCTGGTGGTGGTGGTGCTGTGGGCCTGGGGCTTCCCCGAGCTGCGGCGGGTGGATCACCTGGAGACGGCGGCGCGCGAGCCGGTGCCGCCCGAGCCCCAGCCCCTGGCGGCGCAGTCGGCTCACTGA
- a CDS encoding rod shape-determining protein: MFDWLHTLFSRDLAIDLGTANTLIYIRGQGIVSNEPSVVAVQQDARGGKKVLAVGKEAKEMLGRTPGNIVAIRPMKDGVIADFEITAAMLRYFIQTAHNRKSLVSPRIVIGIPSGITEVERRAVREAAANAGAREVYLIEQPMAAAIGAGLPVTEPSGNMIVDIGGGTSDVAVISLAGIVFAKSVRIGGDKLDEAIIQYVKRKYNLLIGERTAELIKMGIGTAYPTEEVMTMEIKGRDLVAGVPRTLTVSSDEVRDALAEPVNGIVEAVKLTLERTPPELAGDIADRGIVLAGGGALLKNLDTLLREETGLPVFLAEDPLSAVVMGAGKALETLDILRQVCQPG; the protein is encoded by the coding sequence ATGTTCGACTGGCTCCACACTCTTTTCTCGCGTGACCTCGCCATCGACCTGGGCACGGCCAACACGCTCATCTACATCCGCGGCCAGGGCATCGTGTCCAACGAGCCCTCCGTGGTGGCCGTCCAGCAGGACGCGCGCGGCGGCAAGAAGGTGCTCGCCGTGGGCAAGGAGGCCAAGGAGATGCTCGGTCGGACCCCGGGCAATATCGTGGCCATCCGCCCGATGAAGGACGGCGTCATCGCCGACTTCGAGATCACCGCCGCGATGTTGCGCTACTTCATCCAGACGGCGCACAACCGCAAGTCGCTCGTCTCCCCACGCATCGTCATCGGCATTCCCTCGGGCATCACCGAGGTGGAGCGCCGTGCGGTGCGCGAGGCCGCCGCCAACGCCGGCGCCCGCGAGGTGTACCTCATCGAGCAGCCCATGGCGGCCGCCATCGGCGCGGGCCTGCCCGTCACCGAGCCCAGCGGCAACATGATCGTCGACATCGGCGGTGGCACGTCGGACGTGGCCGTCATCAGCCTCGCCGGCATCGTGTTCGCCAAGAGCGTGCGCATCGGCGGCGACAAGCTGGACGAGGCGATCATCCAGTACGTCAAGCGCAAGTACAACCTGCTCATCGGCGAGCGCACCGCGGAGCTCATCAAGATGGGCATCGGCACCGCGTACCCCACCGAGGAGGTCATGACCATGGAGATCAAGGGTCGCGACCTGGTGGCCGGCGTGCCGCGCACGCTCACGGTGAGCAGCGACGAGGTGCGTGACGCGCTCGCCGAGCCCGTCAACGGCATCGTCGAGGCGGTGAAGCTCACGCTCGAGCGCACCCCGCCGGAGCTCGCCGGCGACATCGCCGACCGCGGCATCGTGCTCGCCGGGGGTGGCGCGCTGCTCAAGAACCTCGACACGCTCCTGCGCGAGGAGACGGGTCTGCCGGTGTTCCTCGCCGAGGATCCGCTGTCCGCGGTGGTGATGGGCGCGGGCAAGGCGCTGGAGACGCTCGACATCCTCCGGCAGGTCTGCCAGCCGGGCTAG
- a CDS encoding GNAT family N-acetyltransferase has protein sequence MSPLIERLQSYMRRAAAQRYGSHPVPPFTVFLHPFDPLIYFNYAIPDGPLMGDVREPLRRLREEFQRRGRVPRFEYVSELAPGLADTLRAAGFRQEAEARVMVCTPETFTPVAVPEGLVLSVLTSSAPREEVRAYCTTARRGFSPDEPYEASEEEISKTLEDLARGRAMVGRVEGEPAVVGMFTPPSEGIAELGGVATLERFRKRGLGTALTSRLAQEAFARGVDLLFLSTITEEAGRIYERVGFRFATRMLFMVEGSHPEGAVLPVTG, from the coding sequence ATGAGCCCGCTGATCGAACGCTTGCAGTCGTACATGCGCCGCGCCGCCGCGCAACGCTACGGGTCGCACCCCGTACCGCCCTTCACGGTGTTCCTCCACCCCTTCGATCCGCTCATCTACTTCAACTACGCCATTCCAGACGGGCCGCTGATGGGGGACGTGCGCGAGCCCTTGCGGCGGCTCCGGGAGGAGTTCCAGCGGCGGGGAAGGGTGCCGCGCTTCGAGTATGTCTCCGAGCTGGCCCCGGGCCTGGCGGACACGCTGCGGGCCGCTGGTTTCCGCCAGGAAGCCGAGGCCCGGGTCATGGTCTGCACGCCCGAGACCTTCACGCCCGTGGCGGTGCCGGAAGGGCTCGTGTTGTCGGTCCTCACGTCCAGCGCTCCGCGTGAGGAGGTGCGCGCGTACTGCACCACCGCGCGGCGGGGCTTCTCTCCGGACGAGCCCTACGAGGCCTCCGAGGAGGAGATCTCCAAGACGCTGGAGGACCTCGCGCGGGGCAGGGCGATGGTGGGGCGGGTGGAGGGAGAGCCCGCCGTGGTCGGCATGTTCACGCCGCCCTCCGAGGGCATCGCCGAACTCGGCGGGGTGGCGACGCTCGAGCGCTTCCGCAAGCGGGGACTCGGCACCGCGCTGACGTCCCGGCTGGCCCAGGAGGCCTTCGCGCGGGGCGTGGACCTGCTGTTCCTGAGCACCATCACCGAGGAGGCCGGCCGCATCTACGAGCGGGTGGGCTTCCGGTTCGCCACGCGGATGCTCTTCATGGTCGAGGGCTCGCACCCGGAAGGGGCGGTGCTGCCCGTCACGGGTTGA
- a CDS encoding bifunctional lysylphosphatidylglycerol flippase/synthetase MprF, translating into MFADRGVLGPGPTREHGMVMNGDGVEKSRVLELLRRHGWNTTSFQVLEPGYAYWFDGDDACVAYVDTGSAWVVAGAPIASTERLAEVAERFAAHAATRGRRVCFFAIETRLLHATPLKSLLIGEQPVWDPRRWEECLRDSRHLREQLRRARAKGVRVRAVDVAEVREPTSPVREGMERLMARWLESRRMAPMGFLVQLSPFDWPEERRCFVAERDGEVVAFLSAIPVYAREGWFVQHLLRDKRAPNGTVELLVDGLMRGAAAEGRSFLTLGLAPLSGEVAGVLRLARRLGKPLYDFEGLRAFKARLRPHSWDPVFLAWPRTRGPVRAVYDSLKAFAQGSLLRFGARSLLEHPLLLVWLTAVLLVPWTVLLALPITTSHFPSWHVQAAWVLFDVGLTVALFSLVRRWRRGLATLLAWVITGDASLTLLEALLYNLPRAEGWVDWLVMVVAVVAPSLAAALLFWARGHRTLQGP; encoded by the coding sequence GTGTTCGCCGACAGGGGCGTGCTCGGACCTGGACCCACACGCGAGCACGGCATGGTCATGAATGGGGATGGCGTGGAGAAGTCTCGAGTCCTGGAACTGTTGCGGCGTCACGGTTGGAACACCACGTCCTTCCAGGTGCTGGAGCCCGGGTACGCGTACTGGTTCGACGGGGACGACGCGTGCGTGGCCTACGTGGACACGGGAAGCGCGTGGGTGGTGGCGGGGGCGCCCATCGCCTCCACGGAGCGGCTCGCCGAGGTGGCCGAGCGCTTCGCGGCCCACGCGGCCACGCGGGGCCGGCGGGTGTGTTTCTTCGCCATCGAGACACGGTTGTTACACGCCACGCCCTTGAAGTCGCTGCTCATCGGCGAGCAGCCGGTGTGGGATCCCCGGCGGTGGGAGGAGTGCCTGCGCGACAGCCGCCACCTGCGCGAGCAGTTGCGCCGCGCGAGGGCCAAGGGCGTGCGCGTGCGTGCGGTGGACGTGGCGGAGGTACGCGAGCCCACGAGCCCGGTGCGCGAGGGGATGGAGCGGTTGATGGCGCGCTGGCTGGAGTCGCGGCGGATGGCGCCCATGGGCTTCCTGGTGCAGCTCTCGCCCTTCGATTGGCCCGAGGAGCGGCGCTGCTTCGTGGCGGAGCGGGACGGGGAGGTGGTGGCCTTCCTGTCGGCCATTCCCGTGTACGCGCGCGAGGGCTGGTTCGTGCAGCACCTGCTGCGCGACAAGCGGGCGCCCAATGGCACCGTGGAGTTGTTGGTGGACGGGCTGATGCGCGGCGCGGCGGCCGAGGGCCGGAGCTTCCTGACGCTGGGCCTGGCGCCGCTGTCGGGCGAGGTGGCCGGGGTGCTGCGGCTGGCGCGTCGGCTGGGCAAGCCCCTCTATGACTTCGAGGGCCTGCGGGCCTTCAAGGCCCGGTTGCGTCCCCATTCGTGGGATCCCGTCTTCCTGGCATGGCCCCGGACGAGGGGCCCCGTGCGCGCGGTCTACGACTCGCTCAAGGCCTTCGCCCAGGGCAGTCTGCTGCGCTTCGGCGCGCGGAGCCTGCTGGAGCATCCCCTGCTGCTCGTCTGGCTGACCGCGGTGCTGCTGGTGCCCTGGACGGTGCTGCTCGCGCTGCCCATCACCACCAGCCACTTCCCCTCCTGGCACGTCCAGGCCGCCTGGGTGCTCTTCGACGTGGGGCTGACGGTGGCGCTCTTCTCGCTCGTGCGGCGCTGGCGCCGGGGGCTCGCCACCTTGCTGGCCTGGGTCATCACCGGCGACGCGAGCCTCACCCTGCTCGAGGCCCTGCTCTACAACCTGCCGCGCGCCGAGGGCTGGGTCGATTGGCTGGTCATGGTCGTGGCGGTGGTGGCTCCGTCGCTGGCGGCGGCGCTGCTCTTCTGGGCGCGCGGCCACCGGACACTTCAGGGTCCCTGA